The Achromobacter pestifer genome includes a region encoding these proteins:
- the cydC gene encoding thiol reductant ABC exporter subunit CydC, translating to MYFDSRLWQLTAGLRAGMAGGIFLGLLALAVGIARYVFLGQLLARVFDGAPSQDWLAPALCAAAMVLLRAFLDHWRTVQANRCAATVQHALRARLYDRIVTLGPAWFANQRTGGVMLTVVDGVEQLQAFFGQYLPQVAIAAAAPFAIFAVIAFWDVPTALVFLAAALFALFGPMAVHMLDRRASLARTKSLNDFGEDFLDAVQGLPTLKSYGQGKAWGQRLAARARSLSDNTFWVLSVSLLTRGISDLGVALGAALALTLGAWRVAHGDMSVEALLIVLMAGTEIFRPLRDLRSVLHRGMLGQSAAASIHALTDAQPLTPAPAAGGKAPGRLAPTIEFDNVAFSYTPERRAHQGLSFRIAAGERVGVVGPSGAGKSTIVRLLLRECVPQSGRIRIGGHDVNELDTQALLSHIALVSQDITLFHGTIDDNLRLGRPDATHEQVRAAARAANIDDFIMALPEGYATRIGERGLQLSGGQRQRVAIARALLRDAPILILDEALSSVDTENEALIQQALDRLMAGRTTLILAHRLASVIGADRCLVLDQGRVAEEGPHAELMRQGGLYYRLMHEQAAAHRNPSAGSAAPATAAPAQATNRDASGQESGGQGPALRSLDADAVQVGWRATLGTLLAVVRPWRGTLTATILLGVARVAAYIGVGVFSALIVAAIRDGRDYSALIVGLLIAAPLAALFHWLESWLAHAMAYQLLADMRVKLYDKLERLAPAYLLQRRSGDLVALATQDVEMVEYFYAHTIAPAIVSVLVPLSVLGFLGVYSWPVALALLPFLAYALVSPVRGRRKVDALGDKAREALGEMSAHTTDTIQGLADLTAFQATGRRRDEFLRVADHYRTRRLDIMDDLSRQTAGFEIAMGLGGVAVAVVGALQVSAGALSAGMLPLLVLIALATFLPVSEISQVSRQLADTIAATRRLHVVANEPEPVTDGPLAAPVSVHGLSLAFDHVSFAYPGKSVDTLRDLSFKVPAGATVAVVGASGAGKSTVASLLLRFWDPRAGQVKLDGVDLRQLQLDGLRERVALVTQDTYLFNDTLEGNIRLARPEASPEDLARALEQAALADFVRALPEGLATRVGERGMQLSGGQRQRISIARAFLKNAPVLILDEATSHLDTLSEMQVRGALDVLMRHRTTLVIAHRLSTIRDADLILVLERGTLAEAGTHDQLLKRQGVYARLASHQGGYAVSSATSLPT from the coding sequence ATGTATTTCGATTCGCGCCTATGGCAGTTGACGGCGGGCCTGCGCGCCGGCATGGCGGGCGGCATTTTCCTGGGCCTGCTGGCCCTGGCCGTCGGCATCGCCCGCTACGTGTTCCTGGGCCAGCTGCTGGCTCGCGTGTTCGACGGCGCACCGTCTCAGGACTGGCTCGCGCCCGCGCTGTGCGCCGCCGCCATGGTGCTGCTGCGCGCCTTCCTGGACCACTGGCGCACCGTGCAGGCCAACCGCTGCGCCGCCACCGTGCAGCACGCGCTGCGCGCCCGGCTCTATGACCGCATCGTGACCCTGGGCCCGGCCTGGTTCGCCAACCAGCGCACGGGCGGCGTGATGCTGACCGTGGTGGACGGGGTCGAGCAGTTGCAGGCTTTCTTCGGCCAGTACCTGCCGCAAGTCGCGATTGCCGCCGCCGCCCCCTTCGCCATCTTCGCCGTGATCGCCTTCTGGGACGTGCCCACCGCGCTGGTGTTCCTGGCGGCCGCGCTGTTCGCGCTGTTCGGACCCATGGCGGTGCACATGCTGGACCGCCGCGCCAGCCTGGCGCGCACCAAGTCGCTGAACGATTTCGGCGAGGACTTCCTGGACGCGGTGCAAGGCCTGCCCACCCTGAAGTCCTATGGCCAGGGCAAGGCCTGGGGCCAGCGGCTGGCCGCCCGCGCCCGCAGCCTGTCGGACAATACCTTCTGGGTGCTGTCGGTCAGCCTCTTGACGCGCGGCATCAGCGACCTGGGCGTGGCCCTGGGCGCGGCGCTGGCGCTGACGCTGGGCGCCTGGCGCGTGGCCCACGGCGACATGAGCGTGGAAGCCCTGCTGATCGTGCTAATGGCCGGCACCGAGATCTTCCGCCCGCTGCGCGACCTGCGTTCGGTGCTGCACCGGGGCATGCTGGGCCAGTCGGCCGCCGCCAGCATCCATGCGCTGACCGACGCACAGCCGCTGACGCCTGCGCCCGCCGCCGGCGGCAAAGCCCCGGGCCGGCTCGCGCCCACCATCGAATTCGACAATGTCGCCTTCTCCTACACGCCCGAGCGCCGCGCCCACCAGGGCTTGAGCTTCCGTATCGCGGCGGGCGAACGCGTCGGCGTGGTCGGCCCCAGCGGCGCCGGCAAGTCCACCATCGTGCGCCTGCTGCTGCGCGAATGCGTGCCCCAGTCCGGCCGCATCCGCATCGGCGGCCATGACGTGAACGAACTGGACACGCAGGCGCTGCTGTCTCACATCGCGCTGGTCAGCCAGGACATCACGCTGTTCCACGGCACCATCGACGACAACCTGCGGCTGGGACGCCCCGACGCCACCCACGAACAGGTGCGCGCCGCTGCCCGCGCCGCGAATATCGACGACTTCATCATGGCGCTGCCCGAGGGCTACGCCACCCGCATCGGCGAGCGCGGCCTGCAGCTGTCCGGCGGCCAGCGCCAGCGCGTGGCCATCGCCCGCGCCCTGCTGCGCGACGCGCCCATCCTGATCCTGGACGAGGCGCTGTCTTCGGTGGATACCGAGAACGAGGCGCTGATCCAGCAGGCGCTGGACCGCCTGATGGCCGGCCGCACAACCTTGATCCTGGCGCACCGCCTGGCCAGCGTCATCGGCGCCGACCGCTGCCTGGTGCTGGACCAGGGCCGGGTCGCGGAGGAAGGGCCGCATGCCGAACTGATGCGGCAAGGCGGCCTGTACTACCGCCTGATGCACGAACAGGCGGCCGCGCACCGCAATCCGTCGGCGGGATCCGCCGCCCCAGCCACCGCCGCCCCCGCGCAGGCCACGAACCGCGACGCCTCCGGCCAGGAATCCGGCGGACAAGGCCCTGCCCTGCGCTCGCTGGACGCGGATGCGGTCCAGGTCGGCTGGCGCGCCACGCTCGGCACCTTGCTTGCGGTGGTGCGGCCGTGGCGCGGCACGCTGACCGCCACGATCCTGTTGGGCGTGGCGCGCGTCGCGGCCTACATCGGCGTAGGCGTGTTCAGCGCGCTGATCGTCGCCGCCATCCGCGACGGCCGCGACTACTCGGCCCTGATCGTCGGCCTGCTGATCGCCGCGCCCCTGGCCGCGCTGTTCCACTGGCTGGAATCCTGGCTGGCGCACGCCATGGCCTACCAACTGCTGGCCGACATGCGGGTCAAGCTCTACGACAAGCTGGAGCGCCTGGCCCCGGCCTACCTGTTGCAGCGCCGCTCCGGCGACCTGGTGGCGCTGGCTACCCAGGACGTGGAAATGGTGGAGTACTTCTACGCCCACACCATCGCCCCGGCCATCGTCTCGGTGCTGGTGCCGCTGTCGGTGCTGGGTTTCCTGGGCGTCTACAGCTGGCCGGTGGCGCTGGCGCTGCTGCCCTTCCTGGCCTATGCGCTGGTGTCGCCGGTGCGCGGACGCCGCAAGGTCGACGCGCTGGGCGACAAGGCGCGCGAGGCGCTGGGCGAAATGAGCGCCCACACCACCGACACCATCCAGGGCCTGGCCGACCTGACCGCCTTCCAGGCCACCGGCCGCCGGCGCGATGAGTTCCTGCGCGTGGCGGACCATTACCGGACACGCCGGCTGGACATCATGGATGACCTGTCCCGGCAGACCGCGGGCTTTGAGATCGCGATGGGTCTGGGCGGCGTGGCCGTGGCGGTCGTAGGCGCGTTGCAGGTATCGGCCGGCGCGCTCTCGGCCGGCATGCTGCCCCTGCTGGTGCTGATCGCCCTGGCCACTTTCCTGCCGGTGTCCGAGATCTCACAGGTCAGCCGGCAACTGGCCGACACCATCGCCGCCACCCGCCGCCTGCACGTGGTCGCCAATGAACCCGAGCCGGTGACCGACGGACCGCTGGCGGCGCCCGTCTCCGTCCACGGCCTGTCGCTGGCCTTCGACCACGTCAGCTTTGCCTATCCGGGCAAAAGCGTGGACACCTTGCGCGACCTGAGCTTCAAGGTTCCGGCCGGCGCCACCGTGGCCGTGGTGGGCGCGTCCGGCGCGGGCAAGAGCACGGTCGCCAGCCTGCTGCTGCGTTTCTGGGATCCACGCGCGGGACAGGTCAAGCTGGATGGCGTGGACCTGCGCCAACTGCAGCTGGACGGCCTGCGCGAACGCGTGGCGCTGGTGACGCAGGACACCTACCTGTTCAACGACACGCTGGAGGGCAATATCCGGCTGGCCCGGCCCGAAGCCAGCCCCGAGGACCTGGCGCGCGCGCTGGAACAGGCGGCGCTGGCGGACTTCGTGCGCGCTCTGCCAGAGGGCCTGGCGACGCGCGTGGGCGAACGCGGCATGCAGCTGTCGGGCGGCCAGCGCCAACGCATCTCGATTGCCCGCGCCTTCCTGAAGAACGCGCCGGTGCTGATCCTGGACGAAGCCACCTCGCACCTGGACACGCTGTCGGAAATGCAGGTGCGCGGCGCGCTGGACGTGCTGATGCGCCACCGCACCACGCTGGTCATCGCGCACCGCCTGTCGACGATACGCGATGCCGACCTGATCCTGGTGCTGGAACGCGGCACGCTGGCGGAGGCCGGCACGCACGACCAGTTGCTCAAGCGGCAAGGAGTCTATGCGCGCCTGGCCAGCCACCAGGGCGGCTACGCCGTCAGTAGCGCAACGTCTCTACCGACTTAG